From Malaya genurostris strain Urasoe2022 chromosome 2, Malgen_1.1, whole genome shotgun sequence:
GTTTTGTCGAGTTTGTGGTGATATTGAGTGAAACGAAACGTAACACAGAAAAAATGGCATTTAGAGTGGTCGGGTTATTGATTCGCCAGGAAGTTGCTGCACTTGGCGGCAAGACATCAACGCGCATGATCAGTAGCAGTACGGTTCGATCTGCACGAATTTTAAAAGACTCACCGAACGCATATCTCAACAAAAATCTTCTGGATCGTTATCAGAAACTGAAGTATGACCCCAAGTATGTTCAGGCCACCTACGTGTGGATTGATGGTACAGGCGAACACGTTCGCTTGAAGGACCGTGTGTTGGATTATGTCCCGAAGAAGCCAGAAGATGTCCCGAACTGGCAGTACGATGGCAGCTCAACATATCAGGCTTTGGGCAAAAATTCAGATATCAAACTTGTACCAAGAGCTCTGTACAAGGATCCTTTTAAGCCAGGCAACAACGATGTCATTGTTTTGTGTGACACATACGAGCCAGACGGCAAACCGACTGAATCAAACAAACGTGCTGCCATGCAGGATGCCTACAACAAAACTAAAACCCATGAACCGTGGTTTGGAATCGAACAGGAGTATACCTTTCTAGACATCGATGGTAGACCACTGGGATGGCCCTCGGGTGGATTCCCCGGACCACAGGGACCCTACTACTGTGCTGCTGGTGCTCAAAATGTTGTCGGTCGTGATATTGCCGAAGCTCATGCCCTCGCTTGTTTGTATGCTGGAATCGATTTTGCCGGAACAAACGCCGAAGTGATGCCTGCTCAGTGGGAATATCAAGTCGGACCGAATCTCGGTATGAAATGTGCCGATGATTTGTGGGTATCTCGATATATCCTGTGGAGAATCGCTGAAGATTACGGTGTCGTTGTAACATTCGATCCAAAACCGATGGAAGGTAACTGGAACGGTGCCGGTGGCCATTGCAACTTCTCCACAAAGGAAATGCGAGTAGACAACGGCATCGAAGCGATCAAGGCGGCCATCGAAAAGCTCTCCAAACAGCATGCCAAGCACATCAAGGCGTACGATCCTCGCGGAGGAAAGGACAACGAACGGCGTTTAGTTGGCCGACTGGAAACTTCCTCGATTGATAAATTTAGCTGGGGTGTTGCTGACCGCAGTACAAGTGTGCGTATACCACGCGGGGTTGCCGAAGCAAATAAAGGTTACCTGGAGGACCGTCGTCCTAGTTCCAATTGTGATCCCTATAGTGTTTGTCATGCTATTTTGACGACCTGTCTGGTTGACAATTGATTGTCCTAACCCGCAACAAATCTATCAATACTTACTGCAATTGTGTATTCTCGTTAAATAGTTGAACAATGTTTCTCTCAGGTGGATAGACTAGATGCGTGTAAAAGTGTTTTCACTGTGCAGAAAAATGATATCATTTTGAATCTTTGAACAATTATCACATTAATCGACGGAGATATTATACCATCAAGGAATGCAAAAGCGATTATCAGACATACAACACGCAGATGATTTCGAGCC
This genomic window contains:
- the LOC131430683 gene encoding glutamine synthetase 1, mitochondrial-like; translation: MAFRVVGLLIRQEVAALGGKTSTRMISSSTVRSARILKDSPNAYLNKNLLDRYQKLKYDPKYVQATYVWIDGTGEHVRLKDRVLDYVPKKPEDVPNWQYDGSSTYQALGKNSDIKLVPRALYKDPFKPGNNDVIVLCDTYEPDGKPTESNKRAAMQDAYNKTKTHEPWFGIEQEYTFLDIDGRPLGWPSGGFPGPQGPYYCAAGAQNVVGRDIAEAHALACLYAGIDFAGTNAEVMPAQWEYQVGPNLGMKCADDLWVSRYILWRIAEDYGVVVTFDPKPMEGNWNGAGGHCNFSTKEMRVDNGIEAIKAAIEKLSKQHAKHIKAYDPRGGKDNERRLVGRLETSSIDKFSWGVADRSTSVRIPRGVAEANKGYLEDRRPSSNCDPYSVCHAILTTCLVDN